Within Malus domestica chromosome 04, GDT2T_hap1, the genomic segment TGGAGATGATAGTTGGAGAAGAGCAGGTAGGTGGGTTAGTTTtttcatctaattttttttttttcaaaacccagaaaatgaAAGTCTCTGCTTGATTGAAGAAGCTGGGTTGGTCGTGTTCATGTTTTCTAGTTGTGTCCTTGATttaaatcttttattttttcaaaaaaaggtTAGTCCATGTGGCACCACACCATTGGTTGTATGGGTCTCCTGGTCTGACACCTCATCAAAGTAACAGAAAAATAAACGGAATGGAACGGTAGGAACGACATTGATTTGTGGTACCAAATTTCAGGAATgatattgatcgattttcaatttcaggaactAAAATGAGGAGTAATGTTAATTTATAAagactatttgtgataaaaaccctttatataatttcattttcttctttttttgatGAACATGTAATAGTGCGTAATATAGATACAATTTATTATCCATTCAGAGTATCTATAGAGGTTCCCTATATTGGAAAGTGGGAGGGGAAGTCTCTTTTTAcatggaaaaggatcctcgtcgGATCATTTTCCTGGGGATCTTAGAGATCCTATGACTGTGaacgtttatcgtatatcatgcGAACATTTTTCGTTAGgtattattcatatttaattttgaattttaaattttgaaatgatttataaccgcatgatgtacgatgaacagtcACAATCACAGAATTcctaagataaaaaaaaaaatgatccggcgagaatccttttcctttttacATAACATAAAGGATGTGCCCCTAAATTTAGAAACAAATTCCAATCtgtgaattttattttatccaCTACCATGCATTTTctcaattaattatattttaagggatgtgatatccacatattccattttacttctcacatatttttttaaatttctataGTCGGataagatgaattgaagaaaatcaacggatataaattatcaaggggtgtgtgagaagtaaaatagggtgtgtggatattacACTCctattttaaaaggaaaactaatgaaaaatatttgaaaactttgagtttttaacgaaaatgacaaaataaagggtaaagtgaatagtatgaggattaactttttattgtaaaaatataatttttcgttaaaataaatagtatcgagagcttttcgttaaaattctctatTTTAAATACAAGAAAATGGAATTAGTGCTCCCACACACTGTCATTTGTCAGTGTCACACTCCATTTCCATGCAACAAAAGTCTCCACCAATCACATGAACCCTGgagaaaaaagcaaaaaataaaatataaaaatcctCCTGCCTCGTGAAACGACGTCGCTTAAGGCCGTTCCCAAATCAATGTCGCGCGATCCCAATCTTTCTGCTGACCTAAAATTCAGAGACTTGAATGTATGAAGACTTCGGCGTAAAATTGAATGTAGATGGCTCTGTGGTCGTCACCGTCAACGTCGTCGTCGCCGAAGGGGATAGTGATAACGGTGCCGGCGCTGGTCCTCACGGCGTCAGTTGCCgcagttttcttcttctttctcttgttCTCTTTATCGTCGCCGTGCACTTGCGGCGGCGGTGCTGGTATTGCGCGTGTGGGTTATGTCGGTGGACCCAGTGTCGGCGTGGCGGAGGGCGGAGGAGGAGAGACGATATGGTCGTCGAAGGAGGATGTGGAGTGGGTGAAGGATCAGATCCGAGTGAATGGGTTGCATATGCAGGATAACGTGTTGAGGAAGGGAATTAACCCTCGCACCAGAGCTCAGCAGCTTGAAGATCTCTTGCAGTCAgtactctccctccctccctctctctctctctctctctctctctctctctctctctctctctaagtacCTGTATACTATGATGTGCACATTTGTGTGATTAGAAATGAGGACTTGGATTTGTGCAGTGGGATTGGAATTTTGACATCAGTTGATTTTGGCATGGGGTTTGGGAATTGGGTATTGAATTGTGAATTAGGTATATTCTTGGATTCAAAGCTGCCAACTTTAATTTTGAGTACCAGTTCACGTGATTTTTGTGCCAAGTGAGGATGTGGGGGAGTTGAGATTACATCAGTAAACTTCGATTTTCATGAGATCGCATCAGTAAACTTAGATTTGTTTAGTTATGTGGACGTGAACTCGAATTTGTTGCTTAAGTTTGCATTTTCTTGCACTTTATCTTTTCGATGCTAGTTTGGCAAGTTCTGTGTTGGTCTGTTTGGTTTATGTATTAGGGtggagagaaaggaaaggatTAAGTTTTGATCATTGCCTAGATTTACAGAACATCGAAGTTAGACTAGATCATATCCTTTGAAGTGATTTGTTCTATTCCTTTTGTTTCGATAGACATTTCTTTGTAACTTGATGATTCTTTAGTTAGAGTATTCTCTTACTTGTTTGGGAGATTTTTCTTTCTCGTTGTGCTTTACTGTGCCTGCAGTTATAACATATTCGCATGTTTGCGGGTCAATTGAAACAACGGAAAATTATATGTTATGTGAATACAGGGATGATCTGTACAAAGAATTGACCAATAGTTTCTGGATTTTCAGATTCAAGGGTATATCTCACTATGAAGGACCTGATTCGGAAAATCATACTGCCCTCCCATGCCCTGGTGAGCTCCTAACCGAGGAGCACCACAGTAACTACGGTGAGCCTTGGGCAGGTGGGCGAGATGTTTTTGAGTTCCTCGCTCAGTCCTCTCATCTGAAGCCTGACTCCAATGTCCTTGAGATCGGTTGTGGTACCCTCCGAGTTGGTTTGCATTTCATTCGCTATCTTAATCCCGGACACTTCCACTGCCTTGAAAGAGATGAGCTCTCGCTAATGGCTGCCTTCAGATACGAGCTTCCTTCCCAAGGTCTTCTGCACAAGCGCCCTTTGATTGTGAAAGGCGACAACATGGACTTCAACAGATTTGGGTCCGATGTTGTGTATGACTTGATCTATGCTAGCGCTGTGTTTCTTCATATGCCTGATAAGCTTGTGTGGGTTGGATTAGAGAGATTGACAAATAAACTGAAACCCTATGACGGGCGAATCTTCGTTTCCCATAATATCAAATTCTGTTCGCGGTTGGGAGGAGACGAGTGTACAAAGCAGCTCACGAGTTTAGGCCTGGAGTATGTCGGAAAGCATACACATGACAGCTTGCTATTTAATCACTACGAAATCTGGTTCGAGTTTAGGCGGACAAAGGCTTAGAGTTGCagaatttattcattttttcacTGCCTTCCGTCCTAATTTAGATACGGGATGTGAAGCGATGGGTGGCTGCGGTGCTCTTGTGGTATTTGTTTTATAACTTTGGCCACCATTCTCCGAAGGTCAAGTCTTTTAACCTTCTATTTATGATTGTACTTGTTAGAGTGGCAGATAGTTTGTGCAGGAGGCTATGAGGcctgttttgtgtttttggatAGGAAAATTGTAACCTGTAAGAATTTGATAACACTTTCTTTGAATTTATGTAAGCTATTCATTTTTTCTTCAGCTGTTGCTTAATAAGTTGCATGATTCCTTGTCGACTTAAATTTTCTCTGACAATGTTGTAATCACGAGAATGACTTGCGTACACCGGCTATGTTATTGTGGCAGTTCTTTAGCGTAATCACGCTTTTATTGTGACGGCACATCAATCTAATTATACTTGATTCTGAAGGTATCCTAACCTAGTCACGGTTAAAAGTAGCATTATTTCAACCTAATAATGATCTGGAAACTCAGTTTCCCAAAACCCCAAAAATGCAGactaaaaccctaaatcctaaTCAAAGAGAAATAGAGACCCAAAAGAGCAACATTTTCAAGAAGGCATCGCTCTTCACAAATCATAAGCACCGCATTGTGCAACAAAAAATCCAACTTGCCGTCATCGTTCTCCGGCTACCATTTCGGTGATCGCAGCCTCGCTCTGTCGTTCGGCCGTTCGATATCCTCCACGACGCAGCTGGATAACTCATGGATGAACAAGATCAAAGGGGTCTTCACCGGCAACAAGGCCTCTCCGGAAGAAGCAAGATCAAAGGGGAATTCACTGGTTCCGCTTACCGATGATTATTTATTTGCGGATGAGATGAAGAATGCTAGAAAAAACGGGGCGTTTAAGTACATTGTCGGGAGAAGCAGTGAAGCTACTTTTGCCGATGCTTTTGAGAAGCAGGAAGCGATATTTCGATATCTCGGAGGATTTGATTCAACTAGAGAGGTTGGTTTTACCCTTTTAAATCGCTTCCTTGAAGATGAATTATTAAGTTAGTGGAGGCGTGCGAGTTAGTCCAGTTGAACTGTATCAAATTCTGACAACGATTTACGACTGTAGGAAACTTTGTTTTTGTAACATGTCAAAAATGAACTGTATCAAAGTTTCCCGTTGAACTGTATCAAACTGCAGTGCAAGAGAGTGGGCGCATACTGCTCTAACCAACTGAACTAACTTACATATTTCGAAAATCCAATtgtgttcaaattgaaaaaaaaaaaaaaaaagcttgttGGGTTTGCTTGTAGAATGGCTAAAAATGATTTTTGACAATTAAAGACGCTTCTGACACTTTTGATAAAAATaagttgaaaatgtttttgagtcGTAGAAATGATTTTTGAAGAAACCCTTGAaccttaaataaaaaaaaattacacgtTCAAAGTAAAAGTAATTCTAACAAAAATGCTTACAAGTAAAAATTTATGGGCAGAATTACGTTTTGCAAAAGTAGTTTACAAGCGAGCCATAACCTTCTCGCATTCTTGATG encodes:
- the LOC103419487 gene encoding uncharacterized protein, which codes for MALWSSPSTSSSPKGIVITVPALVLTASVAAVFFFFLLFSLSSPCTCGGGAGIARVGYVGGPSVGVAEGGGGETIWSSKEDVEWVKDQIRVNGLHMQDNVLRKGINPRTRAQQLEDLLQFKGISHYEGPDSENHTALPCPGELLTEEHHSNYGEPWAGGRDVFEFLAQSSHLKPDSNVLEIGCGTLRVGLHFIRYLNPGHFHCLERDELSLMAAFRYELPSQGLLHKRPLIVKGDNMDFNRFGSDVVYDLIYASAVFLHMPDKLVWVGLERLTNKLKPYDGRIFVSHNIKFCSRLGGDECTKQLTSLGLEYVGKHTHDSLLFNHYEIWFEFRRTKA